The Variovorax sp. S12S4 genome includes the window CAAGCTCAAGTGGGTCACGCTCGAGGAAGGCACGCTGCGCCAGCGCGTGACCACCGACATCGCCACCAAGGGCGGCCAGTTCGACGTGATGACCATCGGCCTGTACGAAGCGCCGATCTGGTCGAAGAAGGGCTGGCTCCAGCCCATTGCCACCGACGCCGCCTACGACGCCGACGACCTGCTGCCCGCCATTCGCGCCGGCCTGTCGTACGAAGGCAAGCTCTACGCAGCGCCTTTCTACGGCGAGAGCTCGATGCTCATGTACCGCAAGGACCTGGCCGACAAGGTCGGTTTCAAGATGCCCGAGCAGCCCACCTGGGTGCAGGTGAAGGAGCTGGCCGGCAAGATCCACGACCCGAAGGCCGGCGTGTACGGCATGTGCCTGCGCGGCAAGCCGGGCTGGGGTGACAACATGGCCTTTTTGACGACACTGGTCAACACCAACGGCGGCCAGTGGTTCGACATGCAGTGGAAGCCGCAGATCGACACCAAGCCCTGGAAGGACGCGATCAACTTCTACGTCGACATGATGAAGTCGTATGGCCCGCCGGGTGCATCGGCCAACAGCTTCAACGAGAACCTTGCGCTCTTCAACGAAGGCAAGTGCGGCATGTGGGTGGACGCAACCATTGCGGCCTCGTTCATCAGCGACCCCAAGCAGTCGAAGGTGGCCGACAAGGTCGCCTTCGCACAGGCACCGGTGGCCGTCACGCCCAAGGGTGCCAACTGGCTGTGGACCTGGAACCTGGCCATTCCGGCAAGCTCGACCAAGGGCGCCGCCGCGCAGACCTTCGTGAAATGGGCGACCTCCAAGGAGTACGTGAACCTGGTGGCCAAGGAGCATGGCTGGGGCACGGTGCCCACCGGCACGCGCAAGTCGACCTATGCGAACCCCGAGTTCCAGAAGGTCGCGAAGTTTGCAGCGGCCGAGAAGAAGGCCATCGACAGCGCCAACCTCAGCGACAGCACGCTGCCCAAGTCGCCGTACGTGGGCGTGCAGTACGCGGCCATACCCGAGTTCCAGGCCATCGGCGTGGCGGTGGGGCAGCAGATGAGCGCCGCGCTGTCGGGCAAGGTGACGGTCGACCAGGCGCTGAAGACTTCGCAGACGGCGGCCGAGCGCGAGATGAAGAAAGCCGGCTACTACAAGTAAGCCGAGCTTTCATTCTTGCTCCCTCCCCTTCCGGGGGAGGGCAGGGGTGGGGGCACGCGGCGTACCAATCGCCGCGGCGCTTGATCCGGGAGCCCCCATCCCAGCCTTCCCCCAGCGGGGGAAGGAGCCAGAGACAACGAGAAGGAACCTCCTCATGAAACGACTCCTGCCCCGGGCCCTCATGGCGCCTGCCGTGCTCACGCTCCTCCTGTGGATGATCGTGCCGCTGGTGATGACGTTGTACTTCTCGTTCGTGAACTACAACCTCATGCAGCCCGGCGAGCGCACGTTCGCGGGCATCGAGAACTTTCACTACTTCGTTACCGACCCGGACTTCTGGCCCGCAACGTGGAACACGTTGATGCTGATCGGCAGCGTGATCGTCATCACGGTGGTGCTCGGCGTGCTGCTCGCGCTCTTGGTGAACGAGCCCTTTCCGGGCCGCGGCATCGTGCGGGTACTGCTCATCTCTCCGTTCTTCGTCATGCCCGCGGTCAACGCGCTGCTGTGGAAGCACATGATGATGAACCCCATCTACGGCATCCTGGCCGACGTGTGGCGCTTCTTCGGCGCGCAGCCGGTCGACTGGCTCACCGACGTGCCGCTGTTCTCGGTGATCGTCATGGTGGCCTGGCAGTGGCTGCCGTTCGCCTGCCTGATCTTCATCACCTCGCTGCAGTCGCTCGACCGAGAGCAGATGGAGGCCGCGCGCATGGACGGCGCAAGCGCGTTCCAGCGCTTCTTCTACCTGACCATTCCGCACCTCGGCCGGCCGATGGCGGTGGTGATCATGATCGAGATGATCTTCCTGCTCAGCGTGTTCGCCGAGATCGCCATCACCACCAATGGCGGCCCGGGCAACGAGAGCACCAACATGACCTACCTGATCTTCAAGCAGTCGCTGATGAACTTCGACGTGGGCGTGGCATCGGCCGGTGCGCTGTTCGCCGTGGTGCTGGCCAACATCGTGGCCGTGTTCCTCATTCGGATCATCGGCAAGAACCTCGACTGAAGGAACGACCATGCAACCCAGCAACTTCCTTCCGCAACTGCTGCGCACCGTGGGTGCGTGGGCCGTGGCGCTGCTCCTGTTCTTTCCGCTCGGCTGGCTGTTTCTCACGGCCTTCAAGACGGAGCTGCAGGCCATTCACGTGCCGCCGCTTTTCATCTTCGAGCCCACGCTCGACAACTTCGGCGAAGTGCAGCGCCGCAGCGACTACCTTCTGTACGCGCGCAACTCGCTCATCACCAGCCTGGGCTCGACCATCATCGGCCTGTTGATCGCAGCGCCTGCGGCGTACTCGATGGCCTTCTTCCGCACGAAGAAGACGCGCGACATCCTGATGTGGATGCTCTCCACCAAGATGATGCCGGCCGTGGGGGCGCTGGTGCCGATCTACGTGCTTGCGCAAACCGCGGGCCTGCTCGACTCGCTCACCGCGCTCACAGTCGTGTTCACGCTGTCGAACCTGCCGATCATGGTGTGGATGCTTTACAGCGCCTACAAGGACATTCCGAACGAAATTCTCGAAGCCGCGCGCATGGACGGCGCCAGCCTGTGGACCGAGTTCCGCCACGTGGTGCTGCCGCTGTCGGTGGGCGGCCTTGCCTCGACCGGCCTCCTGTGCCTGGTGCTGAGCTGGAACGAGGCCTTCTGGGCGCTCAACCTCAGCTCGGCCAAGGCCGGCACGCTGGCCACGCTCATCGCCTCTTACTCCAGCCCCGAGGGCCTGTTCTGGGCCAAGTTGTCGGCGGCTTCGCTCATGGCCATTGCGCCCATCGTCGTGTTCGGCTGGTTCAGCCAGAAGCAATTGGTGCAAGGCCTGACCTTCGGCGCCGTCAAGTAAAGAAAGGGAGACACCTCATGGCCTACCTGCAACTCAAAGACATCAAGAAGAGCTTCGGCGACGTCGACATCATCAAGGGCGTCGATCTCGAAATCCAGAAGGGCGAGTTCATTGTCTTCGTCGGGCCTTCGGGCTGCGGCAAGTCGACGCTGCTGCGCCTCATTGCGGGGCTCGAGCCCATCACCAGCGGCAACCTGCTGCTCGACGGCAAGGACATCACCTGGGCGCCTTCGGGCAAG containing:
- a CDS encoding ABC transporter substrate-binding protein; amino-acid sequence: MKRFLKAGLVLALAGTGLASQAATELVIATVNNGHMIEMQKLTPFFEKANPDIKLKWVTLEEGTLRQRVTTDIATKGGQFDVMTIGLYEAPIWSKKGWLQPIATDAAYDADDLLPAIRAGLSYEGKLYAAPFYGESSMLMYRKDLADKVGFKMPEQPTWVQVKELAGKIHDPKAGVYGMCLRGKPGWGDNMAFLTTLVNTNGGQWFDMQWKPQIDTKPWKDAINFYVDMMKSYGPPGASANSFNENLALFNEGKCGMWVDATIAASFISDPKQSKVADKVAFAQAPVAVTPKGANWLWTWNLAIPASSTKGAAAQTFVKWATSKEYVNLVAKEHGWGTVPTGTRKSTYANPEFQKVAKFAAAEKKAIDSANLSDSTLPKSPYVGVQYAAIPEFQAIGVAVGQQMSAALSGKVTVDQALKTSQTAAEREMKKAGYYK
- a CDS encoding carbohydrate ABC transporter permease, with product MKRLLPRALMAPAVLTLLLWMIVPLVMTLYFSFVNYNLMQPGERTFAGIENFHYFVTDPDFWPATWNTLMLIGSVIVITVVLGVLLALLVNEPFPGRGIVRVLLISPFFVMPAVNALLWKHMMMNPIYGILADVWRFFGAQPVDWLTDVPLFSVIVMVAWQWLPFACLIFITSLQSLDREQMEAARMDGASAFQRFFYLTIPHLGRPMAVVIMIEMIFLLSVFAEIAITTNGGPGNESTNMTYLIFKQSLMNFDVGVASAGALFAVVLANIVAVFLIRIIGKNLD
- a CDS encoding carbohydrate ABC transporter permease; protein product: MQPSNFLPQLLRTVGAWAVALLLFFPLGWLFLTAFKTELQAIHVPPLFIFEPTLDNFGEVQRRSDYLLYARNSLITSLGSTIIGLLIAAPAAYSMAFFRTKKTRDILMWMLSTKMMPAVGALVPIYVLAQTAGLLDSLTALTVVFTLSNLPIMVWMLYSAYKDIPNEILEAARMDGASLWTEFRHVVLPLSVGGLASTGLLCLVLSWNEAFWALNLSSAKAGTLATLIASYSSPEGLFWAKLSAASLMAIAPIVVFGWFSQKQLVQGLTFGAVK